The following proteins come from a genomic window of Myroides odoratus DSM 2801:
- a CDS encoding BtrH N-terminal domain-containing protein codes for MKIDFVHKQSAHCENGVASNLLSNQGIQISEPMAFGIGSGLFFVYLPFIKVNHAPAISYRPMPGLIFNRLAKRLGLKIKRIKFNDKQKAQRELEAKIAQGIPCGLQVGVYHLPYFPEEYRFHFNAHNLVVYGKKEANFLVSDPVMATTTELTPSELEKVRFAQGAFAPKGQIYYPIAIPQQVDWEKAIVKAIKKTCNDMLAPVPIVGVRGMRMVAKAIVKWPKKHGVPKANHFLAQMVRMQEEIGTGGGGFRFIYAAFLQEAAKKINKPVLNEFATEMTSIGDAWRDFAVNAARVYKKRKNGEDVYVSLSKELQVLADREEQFFKKLKKAL; via the coding sequence ATGAAGATAGATTTTGTACACAAACAGTCTGCCCATTGTGAAAATGGTGTAGCTTCAAATTTATTAAGTAACCAAGGTATTCAAATCAGTGAACCCATGGCTTTCGGCATTGGGTCAGGTTTGTTTTTTGTTTACTTGCCCTTTATCAAAGTAAATCATGCCCCGGCCATTAGTTATAGACCGATGCCTGGATTAATTTTTAATCGTTTAGCAAAGCGTTTGGGATTAAAAATAAAACGCATAAAATTCAACGATAAACAAAAAGCACAACGCGAACTCGAAGCAAAGATTGCACAGGGAATTCCTTGTGGTCTGCAAGTAGGTGTTTATCACCTACCCTATTTTCCAGAAGAATATCGCTTTCATTTTAATGCGCATAATCTGGTTGTTTATGGCAAAAAGGAGGCTAACTTTTTGGTGAGTGACCCTGTTATGGCTACAACCACAGAATTGACGCCTAGTGAACTGGAAAAAGTGCGATTTGCTCAAGGAGCTTTTGCACCCAAAGGTCAGATTTATTACCCTATTGCCATTCCTCAACAAGTAGATTGGGAAAAAGCCATTGTCAAAGCCATTAAAAAAACGTGTAATGATATGCTTGCTCCTGTGCCTATTGTTGGTGTACGCGGTATGCGTATGGTTGCCAAAGCTATTGTGAAATGGCCCAAAAAACACGGCGTACCTAAAGCCAATCACTTTTTAGCACAAATGGTGCGTATGCAAGAGGAAATTGGAACGGGTGGCGGTGGATTCCGTTTTATCTATGCTGCTTTTCTTCAAGAAGCGGCTAAAAAGATCAATAAGCCCGTTTTAAACGAGTTTGCAACTGAAATGACATCCATAGGCGATGCATGGAGAGATTTTGCCGTAAATGCGGCCCGTGTGTATAAAAAACGCAAAAATGGGGAGGATGTGTACGTTAGTTTATCGAAAGAACTTCAAGTTTTAGCAGATCGAGAAGAACAATTCTTTAAAAAGCTCAAAAAAGCCTTGTAA
- a CDS encoding beta-ketoacyl-ACP synthase III, with protein MGRVFITRAAKFLPNSPVSNDEMEEVLGKIDQQASKARRIVLRNNGIQTRYYALTKQGKITHTNAQLTFEAIQALCDSHFALSQIEVLSCGTSTPDSLLPSHAAMVHGLMKTKSLELNSSSGVCCSGMNALKFGFLSIKADTAANAVCTGSERVSTWMKSEKFEEEVANLKVLEETPIIAFKKDFLRWMLSDGCGAFLLENQPRGERSVEILWMDYYSYAFELEACMYAGGDKLADGSIKPWSDYAAQEWLTESVFSLKQDVKILNENILDKGVESMKATLEKNKITVDDIDYFLPHVSSHYFVDGLYTKFAEAGIEIAKDKWFMNLKHVGNVGSASIYLMFEELMNSGQLKSGDRILLSVPESGRFSYAYAYLKVV; from the coding sequence ATGGGAAGAGTTTTTATAACCAGAGCCGCAAAATTTTTACCCAATTCACCTGTTTCTAATGATGAAATGGAAGAGGTATTGGGAAAAATAGATCAACAAGCGTCTAAAGCACGTCGAATTGTGTTGAGAAATAACGGAATTCAGACGCGATATTACGCGCTGACAAAACAAGGAAAAATAACGCATACCAATGCGCAATTGACGTTTGAAGCTATCCAGGCTTTATGTGATTCTCATTTTGCATTATCCCAAATTGAAGTACTATCCTGTGGAACTTCAACACCTGATAGTTTATTGCCGTCACACGCAGCTATGGTACACGGATTAATGAAAACGAAGTCGTTAGAATTGAATTCTTCTTCTGGCGTGTGTTGTTCAGGAATGAATGCCTTAAAATTTGGATTTTTATCCATCAAAGCGGATACAGCAGCAAATGCAGTTTGTACCGGTTCTGAACGCGTATCAACGTGGATGAAGTCTGAGAAGTTTGAAGAGGAAGTAGCGAATTTAAAGGTCTTAGAGGAAACTCCTATTATTGCGTTTAAAAAGGACTTTTTACGTTGGATGCTGTCTGATGGATGTGGAGCTTTCTTATTGGAAAATCAACCAAGAGGAGAAAGATCTGTTGAAATCTTGTGGATGGATTATTATTCGTATGCTTTTGAATTAGAAGCTTGCATGTACGCAGGTGGAGATAAATTAGCTGATGGAAGCATCAAACCATGGAGCGATTATGCAGCACAGGAATGGCTAACGGAATCTGTATTCTCTTTGAAACAAGACGTAAAAATATTAAACGAAAATATTTTAGATAAAGGGGTTGAAAGTATGAAAGCTACCTTGGAAAAAAACAAGATTACAGTAGATGATATTGATTATTTTTTACCTCACGTATCTTCTCATTACTTTGTGGATGGTTTATATACCAAATTTGCCGAAGCGGGAATTGAAATTGCCAAAGACAAATGGTTTATGAATCTAAAACACGTAGGAAATGTGGGTTCTGCTTCCATCTATTTGATGTTTGAAGAATTGATGAATTCAGGTCAGTTAAAATCAGGAGACCGCATTTTATTATCTGTTCCTGAAAGTGGGCGATTTTCGTATGCGTACGCCTATTTAAAAGTAGTTTAG
- a CDS encoding flavodoxin has translation MKRVLVIYYSQSGQLKRVLDQLVSPLVQDEAIDVTWYDIEMEKPYAFPWKKAAFFDAFPESFKQIEQPLIAPSEAILGATYDLVILGYQVWYLTPSIPINSFMKSDYAKQLLAHTPVVTVSGSRNMWIMAQEKLKKQIQAVSGILVGNIALVDRNINLVSVITIVDWMFSGKQRKVYGILPKPGITPEEILASKRFGDTIRKYLYSTNYQGLQEELIQQDAVEVRHFLVSMDRKANRLFGIWSSLILKSSPQRRPFLLKCFNVYLFVAIWLISPIVHLIHILLYPLKYKKIQRDKVYFQGIK, from the coding sequence ATGAAGCGTGTATTAGTTATTTACTATAGTCAATCCGGACAGTTAAAGCGGGTATTAGATCAATTGGTGAGTCCTCTCGTTCAGGATGAAGCCATTGATGTAACGTGGTATGATATTGAAATGGAGAAGCCATATGCTTTTCCTTGGAAGAAAGCAGCTTTCTTTGATGCTTTTCCAGAATCGTTCAAACAAATAGAACAACCCCTTATAGCGCCGTCTGAGGCTATTTTAGGTGCTACATACGATTTAGTTATACTTGGTTACCAAGTATGGTATTTAACGCCTTCTATCCCTATTAATTCTTTCATGAAAAGCGATTATGCGAAACAACTACTAGCCCATACACCTGTGGTAACAGTTAGTGGAAGTCGAAACATGTGGATCATGGCACAAGAAAAATTGAAAAAGCAAATTCAAGCCGTATCCGGTATATTGGTTGGCAATATTGCACTTGTGGATAGAAATATTAATTTAGTAAGCGTAATTACGATTGTTGACTGGATGTTCTCCGGAAAACAACGCAAGGTTTATGGAATATTACCAAAGCCAGGTATTACACCAGAAGAGATTTTGGCAAGTAAGCGATTTGGCGATACAATAAGAAAATATTTATATAGTACTAATTATCAAGGATTACAAGAAGAGTTAATTCAACAAGATGCAGTAGAAGTACGCCATTTTTTGGTGTCAATGGATCGCAAAGCCAATCGACTATTTGGGATTTGGTCTTCATTGATTTTGAAAAGTAGCCCACAACGAAGACCTTTTTTATTAAAGTGTTTCAATGTGTATCTATTCGTTGCTATTTGGTTGATTTCACCAATTGTACATTTAATTCATATCCTTTTGTATCCTTTGAAATACAAGAAAATCCAACGCGATAAAGTGTATTTTCAAGGAATAAAGTAA
- a CDS encoding LpxL/LpxP family acyltransferase, giving the protein MAQWQGKSKGNLLGYKIFVLCIKKLGIRTAYSVLIFVAFYYFSTAWKSNKALYYYLHRRHRFSVLKSIVMMYASYFRFGQVLIDKTAISIGLRNRFTYDFDGIEILKELLAEKKGAILISAHVGNFEVAEYFFADIDFDCQINLVTTDREHTFIKAYFDQISIKTNLNFIIVREDMSHIFEINTCLSNNEIICFTGDRFFPGSKTLQEEFLGESAVFPAGPFSIASRMKVPVAYVYVMKEQNLHYHLYTRRAEVKHRDAQHLLQSYCSSVEQIVKKYPLQWFNYYDFWEQPSQTK; this is encoded by the coding sequence ATGGCTCAATGGCAAGGAAAATCTAAAGGTAATTTACTCGGGTATAAAATTTTCGTTTTATGTATAAAAAAGCTCGGTATTAGAACGGCTTATAGTGTTCTAATATTTGTAGCTTTTTACTATTTTAGTACCGCTTGGAAGTCAAATAAAGCCCTTTATTATTATCTTCATCGTAGACATCGATTTTCAGTATTGAAATCGATAGTCATGATGTATGCCAGCTATTTTAGATTTGGTCAGGTATTAATTGATAAAACAGCAATTTCTATCGGATTGCGAAATCGATTTACCTATGATTTTGACGGTATTGAAATTCTAAAAGAATTACTAGCAGAAAAAAAAGGAGCTATTTTAATTAGCGCCCATGTAGGTAATTTTGAAGTTGCTGAATATTTCTTTGCTGATATTGATTTTGATTGCCAAATTAATTTGGTTACAACGGATCGAGAACACACGTTTATCAAAGCGTATTTCGATCAAATTTCGATTAAAACGAATTTGAATTTTATTATTGTGAGAGAGGATATGTCTCATATTTTTGAGATTAATACTTGTTTGTCAAATAATGAAATCATTTGTTTTACTGGGGATCGATTTTTCCCTGGTAGTAAAACCTTACAAGAAGAATTTTTAGGCGAATCAGCTGTATTTCCTGCTGGTCCCTTCAGTATAGCATCGCGTATGAAAGTACCTGTTGCCTATGTATATGTAATGAAAGAGCAAAATTTACACTATCATTTATATACGCGACGGGCAGAAGTCAAACACCGCGATGCGCAACACCTGCTCCAATCGTATTGTTCTAGCGTAGAGCAAATAGTAAAAAAATATCCCTTACAATGGTTCAATTATTACGACTTTTGGGAACAACCATCCCAAACTAAATAA
- a CDS encoding acyl carrier protein, translating to MDNKEIFEKINQILVEEFEVDQEVIEAENNLRESLNLDSLDYVDLVVLIESNFGVKLVEADFTAIVTFQDFYDLIERKITQK from the coding sequence ATGGATAATAAAGAGATTTTTGAAAAAATTAATCAAATTTTAGTTGAGGAGTTTGAAGTAGATCAAGAGGTAATTGAAGCTGAAAATAATTTAAGAGAAAGCTTAAATTTAGATAGTTTAGATTATGTTGATTTGGTGGTGTTAATTGAATCAAATTTCGGCGTTAAATTAGTCGAAGCTGATTTTACAGCTATAGTTACTTTTCAAGATTTCTATGATTTAATTGAACGCAAGATTACACAAAAGTAA
- a CDS encoding beta-ketoacyl-[acyl-carrier-protein] synthase family protein gives MERRVVITGMGIYSCLGLNLDEVKASLYEGKSGIIYDEQRHEMGFRSAFTGMVPRPDLKADLNRRQRLSVGEETEYAYVATMEALKNAQISMDFLEQREVGILYGNDSVSKAVIEATDIFRDKKDTALIGSGAIFKSMNSTVTMNLSTIFKLRGVNMTISAACASGSHAVGLGFAMIKSGMQDIVICGGAQEINPFAMASFDGLGVFAEEGVDPAQASRPFDANRNGLVPSGGGATLILESYESAMERGAPIIAEVIGYGFSSNGGHISTPNVVGPATAMRRAIENAGIAVDEVGYINAHATSTPLGDANEAKAIYEVFKDSMPQVTSTKSLTGHECWMAGASEVVYSTLMMNADFISPNKNFEVGDEDSNRLNIVKKTLDKKFDIYLSNSFGFGGTNSALIVKKI, from the coding sequence ATGGAAAGAAGAGTTGTTATTACAGGAATGGGCATTTACTCTTGTTTAGGATTGAATCTCGACGAGGTAAAAGCATCATTGTATGAAGGGAAATCTGGAATCATATACGATGAACAACGACATGAAATGGGGTTTCGTTCTGCTTTTACTGGTATGGTACCCCGTCCTGATTTAAAAGCAGATTTAAATCGCAGACAGAGGCTTTCTGTAGGAGAAGAAACAGAGTATGCTTATGTGGCTACGATGGAAGCTTTGAAGAATGCACAAATCAGCATGGACTTTTTAGAACAACGCGAAGTTGGAATCCTATATGGTAATGATAGCGTTTCTAAAGCCGTAATTGAAGCGACGGATATCTTTAGAGATAAAAAAGATACCGCTTTAATTGGTTCTGGAGCAATCTTTAAATCGATGAATTCTACGGTCACGATGAATTTATCTACCATTTTCAAATTAAGAGGAGTTAATATGACAATTAGTGCCGCTTGTGCAAGTGGATCTCATGCCGTAGGTTTAGGATTTGCTATGATTAAAAGCGGAATGCAAGATATTGTTATATGTGGCGGGGCACAGGAAATCAATCCTTTTGCAATGGCCAGTTTTGATGGATTAGGTGTATTTGCCGAAGAAGGAGTAGATCCTGCTCAGGCTTCTCGCCCTTTTGATGCCAATAGAAATGGACTGGTTCCTAGTGGTGGAGGTGCAACTTTGATTTTAGAAAGCTATGAATCTGCCATGGAACGTGGAGCACCTATTATTGCAGAAGTAATTGGATATGGCTTTTCGTCTAATGGAGGGCATATTTCAACACCAAATGTAGTTGGTCCAGCTACGGCAATGCGCAGAGCTATTGAAAATGCTGGTATTGCTGTGGATGAAGTAGGCTATATCAATGCGCATGCAACTTCTACCCCATTGGGGGATGCTAATGAAGCCAAAGCCATTTATGAGGTATTCAAGGATAGTATGCCACAAGTTACCTCAACGAAGTCCTTAACAGGGCACGAATGCTGGATGGCAGGGGCAAGTGAAGTGGTTTATTCGACCTTGATGATGAATGCTGATTTTATTAGCCCAAATAAAAACTTTGAAGTAGGAGACGAAGACTCCAATAGACTTAATATTGTTAAAAAAACGTTAGATAAAAAATTTGATATATATTTGTCCAATTCTTTCGGATTTGGGGGTACAAATTCTGCCCTTATAGTTAAAAAAATATAG
- the fabG gene encoding 3-oxoacyl-ACP reductase FabG — MKTAIVTGGSRGIGKAICLRLAQEKNYHILINYQSNEEKALETLREVEQLGATGEILRFDVSKNEEVTEVLSKWVENNPTAIVEVVINNAGVTRDGLFMWMSYEDWNTVIQTSLNGFYNVTQFFIQKMLRNRYGRIVNMVSVSGMKGTPGQTNYSAAKAAIVGATKALAQEVAKRNITVNAVAPGFIETDMTANLDAAELVKLIPANRFGKTEEVADLVGFLTSDKAGYITGEVININGGIYS, encoded by the coding sequence ATGAAAACCGCGATTGTAACTGGTGGATCTAGAGGAATAGGTAAAGCGATTTGCTTGCGTTTAGCACAAGAAAAGAACTATCATATTTTGATTAATTATCAATCTAACGAAGAAAAAGCGTTGGAAACGTTGCGTGAAGTTGAACAATTAGGAGCAACTGGAGAGATACTTCGATTTGACGTGAGTAAAAATGAAGAGGTAACGGAAGTTTTATCAAAATGGGTTGAAAATAATCCAACAGCTATCGTAGAAGTTGTTATAAATAACGCTGGAGTTACAAGAGATGGATTGTTTATGTGGATGTCTTATGAAGATTGGAATACGGTTATTCAAACGAGCTTAAATGGCTTTTATAATGTGACGCAGTTTTTCATTCAAAAGATGTTGAGAAATCGATACGGACGCATTGTCAATATGGTGTCTGTTTCAGGAATGAAAGGAACACCAGGGCAAACCAATTATTCAGCGGCAAAAGCAGCCATTGTGGGTGCTACAAAAGCATTAGCACAAGAAGTTGCGAAGCGAAATATTACAGTAAATGCAGTTGCACCTGGATTTATTGAGACCGATATGACTGCTAATTTAGACGCAGCAGAATTAGTTAAATTGATTCCTGCAAATCGATTTGGTAAAACAGAAGAAGTAGCAGATTTAGTAGGTTTTTTAACTTCGGATAAAGCAGGCTATATTACAGGTGAAGTGATTAATATCAATGGTGGAATTTATTCATAA
- a CDS encoding WG repeat-containing protein: protein MVRIYLVLLLLLGTGLVQAQELALVRENKLFGYLNKEGEYAIAPKYVGANSFAEDLACVSDGTLWGYIDRQGNWVVKPTFDEAKDFNSGLALVKVDKDWFYIDKKGKRLSLDPTIDARQYRFYKGASIYRVEKKVGLIDSQGTIVLTPKYDVIKRFTTDYTSVALDKRWGIIDYQGKEIIAPIYQSVGKYENGLTWVKQEGQLFLWREGTLVAIPFVDEIINSTNPNFIIVKQGKKFGIINDKGEVVFPLKYDNLGPLNEGMIAARQNGYWGYIDEKGAQKIAFTFENALSFTEDGLAGVKLQEWGFIDRTGKIVIPAQYKINAHLFAPQAKNKGFYEGLIRVKYNKKWGFLDVNGNLFTGKWYKNVELYN from the coding sequence ATGGTGCGTATTTATCTTGTTTTATTGCTGCTTTTGGGTACTGGTCTAGTACAAGCTCAAGAATTAGCCTTAGTCAGAGAGAATAAACTCTTTGGTTATTTGAATAAGGAGGGTGAATATGCCATTGCTCCAAAATATGTTGGAGCCAATTCTTTTGCGGAGGATTTAGCTTGTGTTAGTGATGGTACTTTATGGGGATATATTGACCGCCAAGGTAATTGGGTGGTTAAACCGACCTTTGATGAAGCAAAGGATTTTAATTCAGGTTTGGCTTTAGTGAAAGTTGATAAAGACTGGTTCTATATTGATAAAAAAGGAAAAAGATTAAGCTTAGATCCGACAATTGATGCAAGACAGTATCGTTTTTACAAAGGAGCATCTATCTATAGAGTAGAGAAAAAAGTAGGCTTGATTGATAGTCAAGGAACGATTGTCTTAACCCCAAAATATGATGTGATCAAACGATTTACTACGGATTATACGTCAGTAGCACTGGATAAACGATGGGGAATCATCGATTATCAAGGAAAAGAAATCATTGCGCCTATCTATCAAAGCGTAGGTAAATATGAAAATGGATTAACCTGGGTAAAACAAGAAGGCCAGTTATTTTTATGGAGAGAAGGGACATTAGTAGCCATTCCTTTTGTTGATGAAATTATCAATAGTACAAACCCAAATTTCATTATTGTCAAACAAGGAAAAAAGTTTGGAATCATTAATGATAAAGGAGAAGTTGTTTTTCCCTTGAAGTACGATAATTTAGGTCCGTTGAATGAAGGAATGATAGCTGCACGACAAAATGGGTATTGGGGATATATAGATGAAAAAGGAGCGCAAAAAATAGCGTTTACCTTTGAAAATGCTTTATCTTTTACTGAAGATGGTTTGGCAGGAGTAAAATTACAAGAATGGGGCTTTATTGATAGAACAGGAAAAATTGTAATTCCTGCGCAATATAAAATTAATGCGCATTTATTCGCACCTCAAGCAAAGAACAAAGGATTTTACGAGGGATTAATCCGTGTCAAATACAATAAAAAATGGGGCTTTTTGGATGTAAATGGAAATCTATTTACAGGCAAATGGTATAAAAATGTAGAATTATATAATTAA
- a CDS encoding HAL/PAL/TAL family ammonia-lyase, which produces MNTLNGFLSLENFVEYLKAEQELVLAPALKERVDESFNFLKDYAKNKVIYGVNTGFGPMAQYRIKDEECVALQYNLIRSHSSGIGNPLSVEQVRAAILARLNSLSLGYSGINLEVIELMRTLLNKEITPLIFAHGGVGASGDLVQLAHLALVLIGEGEVFYKGERRSTKEVFELEKVTPMRISIREGISLMNGTSVMTGIGILNWNKAHILLDWSVKIACAINELVAAYDDHLSAELNEAKLHKGQQHIAQQMRQNLQDSQLIKKREEHLYNGTNQEEIFKDKVQEYYSIRCIPQILGPIYDTIQEVGKVLENEMNSANDNPVIDVKSQQVYHGGNFHGDYISLEMDKLKLVVTRLTMLAERQLNYLLNAKINELLPPFVNLGKLGFNFGMQGAQFTATSTTAECQALATSMYIHSIPNNNDNQDIVSMGTNAAVLCDKLIENSFEVMAIEILTLVQAIDALAYKDKVSETTKKWYTDIRQIIPEFSDDQALYPYLQQIKEYLKS; this is translated from the coding sequence ATGAACACGTTGAATGGTTTCTTATCTTTAGAAAATTTCGTAGAATATCTAAAGGCTGAACAAGAATTAGTATTAGCTCCAGCACTAAAAGAGCGAGTAGATGAAAGTTTTAACTTTTTAAAAGATTATGCGAAAAATAAAGTAATCTACGGTGTAAATACAGGATTTGGTCCTATGGCTCAATATCGTATTAAAGATGAAGAATGTGTTGCACTACAATATAATTTAATTCGAAGCCATTCTTCTGGAATTGGAAATCCATTGAGCGTTGAGCAAGTTCGCGCTGCAATTTTAGCGCGTTTGAATTCTCTTTCTTTAGGTTATTCTGGAATTAACTTGGAGGTTATTGAGTTAATGAGAACGTTATTGAATAAAGAAATTACGCCTCTAATTTTCGCACATGGTGGAGTTGGAGCAAGTGGAGATTTGGTTCAATTGGCTCATTTGGCTTTGGTATTAATAGGAGAAGGAGAAGTTTTTTACAAAGGGGAACGCAGAAGTACAAAGGAAGTATTTGAACTTGAAAAGGTAACTCCAATGCGCATCAGTATCCGCGAGGGAATTTCTCTAATGAATGGTACGTCTGTCATGACGGGTATTGGTATTTTAAATTGGAACAAAGCTCATATTTTATTGGATTGGTCGGTGAAAATAGCTTGTGCCATCAATGAACTAGTAGCTGCTTATGACGATCACTTATCTGCTGAATTAAATGAGGCTAAATTGCACAAAGGACAACAACATATTGCCCAGCAGATGCGCCAAAATTTACAAGATAGTCAATTGATTAAAAAGAGAGAGGAACACCTATATAATGGTACGAATCAAGAAGAAATCTTCAAAGATAAAGTACAGGAGTATTACTCTATTCGTTGTATTCCTCAAATTTTAGGTCCTATATATGATACTATTCAAGAAGTTGGAAAAGTTCTTGAAAATGAAATGAATTCAGCCAATGATAATCCTGTTATTGACGTTAAGAGTCAACAGGTATATCACGGTGGAAATTTCCATGGCGATTATATTTCGTTGGAAATGGATAAATTAAAATTGGTGGTTACACGTTTGACAATGTTAGCGGAACGCCAATTGAATTATTTGCTAAATGCTAAAATTAATGAATTATTGCCGCCTTTTGTAAATCTTGGTAAATTAGGATTTAACTTTGGTATGCAAGGAGCACAATTTACAGCTACTTCTACTACTGCAGAATGTCAAGCATTAGCTACGTCGATGTACATTCACAGTATCCCAAATAACAATGATAATCAAGATATTGTGAGTATGGGAACGAATGCTGCGGTCTTGTGTGATAAGTTAATTGAGAATAGCTTTGAAGTTATGGCTATTGAAATATTAACTTTAGTACAGGCCATTGATGCTTTAGCTTATAAGGATAAGGTTTCTGAAACAACCAAAAAATGGTATACGGACATTCGTCAGATTATCCCTGAATTTTCAGATGATCAAGCCTTATATCCGTACTTACAGCAGATTAAAGAATACTTAAAATCTTAA
- a CDS encoding NAD(P)/FAD-dependent oxidoreductase encodes MSIENVDVLIIGAGPSGSVAGSYLHKMGVNVKIVEKTKFPRIVVGESLIPRVMDHFEAADLLPALNTYNFQPKPGARFIRGKEICIFDFSDKFSTGWDWTWQIPRADFDKAITDEMQRKGIDIQFETEVTQVEFEGTDSITTIQNIDGKESQIRAKFLIDASGYGRVLPRMLHLDAASKLSPHSAIFSHIIDERRPDGVEGTQISFDILETKVWLWVIPFSNGKTSVGIVGPTDYIEKLGDTSTEALQNAINLSDFYINRFGGLPFDFEPKKLSNYSTSVSKMFGEGYVLTGNSTEFLDPVFSSGVCFATESGMLAAKLAIRTLQGEAVDWQTEYADYMNEGIDVFTTYIQEWYTGNLQELFFHQPENADVKRKICSVLAGYVWDKSNPFVLKHNSVIRNMAHLIKMEKGI; translated from the coding sequence ATGTCAATTGAAAATGTCGATGTTCTAATAATTGGAGCAGGTCCATCTGGAAGTGTTGCAGGCAGTTACTTACACAAAATGGGGGTAAATGTTAAAATTGTAGAAAAAACAAAGTTTCCTAGAATTGTTGTAGGGGAAAGCTTAATTCCTCGCGTTATGGATCATTTTGAAGCTGCAGATTTGCTACCTGCATTAAATACTTACAATTTTCAACCAAAACCTGGGGCGCGATTTATTCGAGGAAAAGAAATCTGTATTTTTGACTTTAGCGATAAATTTTCTACAGGTTGGGACTGGACTTGGCAAATTCCACGTGCTGATTTTGACAAAGCTATTACGGATGAAATGCAGCGCAAAGGCATCGATATTCAATTTGAAACAGAAGTAACTCAAGTGGAATTTGAAGGGACAGATTCAATAACGACCATTCAAAACATAGACGGAAAGGAATCTCAGATTCGCGCTAAATTTCTAATTGACGCCAGCGGATATGGACGTGTTTTACCGCGTATGCTTCACTTAGATGCAGCCTCAAAATTAAGTCCACACTCTGCCATTTTTAGTCATATTATAGATGAACGAAGACCTGATGGAGTGGAAGGAACGCAAATTTCTTTTGATATATTAGAAACCAAAGTATGGCTTTGGGTCATTCCTTTTTCGAATGGAAAAACAAGTGTGGGAATTGTAGGACCTACAGATTATATTGAAAAATTAGGCGATACATCAACAGAAGCCTTGCAAAATGCCATTAACTTATCTGATTTTTATATCAATCGCTTTGGTGGATTGCCTTTCGATTTCGAACCTAAAAAGCTATCGAATTACTCTACTAGTGTATCTAAAATGTTTGGTGAAGGTTATGTATTAACTGGAAATAGTACAGAATTTTTAGATCCTGTTTTCTCATCTGGCGTTTGTTTTGCGACTGAATCAGGCATGCTTGCAGCTAAATTAGCGATTCGAACACTACAGGGAGAAGCGGTAGATTGGCAAACCGAATATGCCGATTATATGAATGAAGGAATTGACGTTTTCACCACATATATTCAAGAATGGTATACTGGAAACTTACAAGAATTATTCTTCCACCAACCTGAAAATGCCGATGTAAAACGCAAAATTTGTTCTGTTTTGGCTGGTTATGTTTGGGATAAATCCAATCCATTTGTCTTAAAACACAACAGTGTTATTCGCAATATGGCCCACTTAATTAAGATGGAAAAAGGCATTTAA
- the ybeY gene encoding rRNA maturation RNase YbeY gives MITFNYELDFSLQQEEQYEAWIESIIASEGFLTGEINYIFCTDEYLHDINVKYLDHDTLTDIISFDYTENQVVGGDIFISIERVKDNAADFEVAFDVELLRVMAHGVLHYCGYKDKGEEDEALMRQKEEEKMKMFHVEQ, from the coding sequence ATGATAACTTTTAATTACGAACTAGATTTTTCACTCCAACAAGAGGAACAATATGAAGCGTGGATTGAGTCCATTATTGCTTCGGAAGGTTTTTTAACGGGGGAAATCAACTATATTTTTTGTACAGATGAATACTTGCATGATATCAATGTTAAGTATTTGGATCACGACACGCTTACTGATATAATTAGTTTCGATTACACTGAAAATCAGGTAGTTGGAGGTGATATTTTTATCAGTATTGAACGTGTAAAAGACAATGCTGCTGATTTTGAGGTAGCATTTGATGTTGAATTATTGCGCGTAATGGCGCATGGTGTACTTCATTATTGCGGATATAAAGATAAGGGCGAAGAAGACGAAGCTTTAATGCGTCAAAAAGAAGAAGAAAAGATGAAAATGTTCCACGTGGAACAATAA